A window of Ovis canadensis isolate MfBH-ARS-UI-01 breed Bighorn chromosome X, ARS-UI_OviCan_v2, whole genome shotgun sequence contains these coding sequences:
- the DGAT2L6 gene encoding diacylglycerol O-acyltransferase 2-like protein 6: protein MVSVLALAWLAYDWNTHSQGGRRSAWVRNWTIWKYFRNYFPVMLVKTHDLSPRQNYIIASHPHGILPYGIFINFATETTGFARIFPAITPYIATLEGIFWIPIVREYVMSMGVCPVSELALKYLLTQKGSGNAVVIVVGGAAEALLCHPGASTVFLKQRKGFVKVALKTGAYLVPSYSFGQNEVHNQETFPEGTWKRFFQKTFQNTFKKILGLNFCTFHGRGLIRGSWGFLPFNHPITTVVGEPLPIPRIKKPNKETVDKYHALYINALRKLFDEHKVQYGLSETQELTIV from the exons ATGGTGTCTGTGCTCGCCTTAGCCTGGCTCGCCTATGACTGGAACACCCACAGTCAAG GTGGTAGACGTTCAGCTTGGGTACGAAACTGGACAATCTGGAAATATTTCCGAAATTACTTCCCAGTAATG CTGGTGAAGACTCATGACCTCTCTCCCAGACAAAACTATATCATTGCCAGCCACCCCCATGGCATACTCCCTTATGGTATCTTCATCAACTTTGCCACTGAGACCACTGGCTTTGCTCGGATTTTCCCAGCCATCACTCCTTATATAGCGACCTTGgaagggatcttctggatcccAATTGTGCGAGAATATGTGATGTCAATGG GTGTGTGCCCAGTGAGTGAGTTGGCCTTGAAGTATTTGCTGACCCAGAAAGGCTCAGGCAATGCTGTGGTTATTGTGGTGGGTGGAGCTGCTGAAGCCCTCTTGTGCCACCCAGGAGCCTCTACTGTCTTCCTTAAACAGCGTAAAGGTTTTGTGAAGGTGGCACTGAAGACAGG AGCATACCTTGTCCCTTCCTATTCCTTTGGACAGAATGAAGTTCACAATCAAGAGACCTTCCCTGAGGGCACGTGGAAAAGGTTCTTCCAAAAAACCTTCCAGAACACATTCAAAAAAATCCTGGGACTAAATTTCTGTACCTTCCATGGCCGGGGCCTCATTCGAGGATCCTGGGGATTCCTGCCTTTCAATCATCCCATTACCACAGTTG TTGGGGAGCCCCTGCCAATTCCCAGGATAAAGAAGCCAAACAAGGAGACAGTGGACAAGTACCATGCACTCTACATCAATGCCCTTCGGAAGCTGTTTGATGAGCACAAAGTTCAATATGGTCTGTCTGAGACCCAGGAGCTGACAATCGTCTAA